From the genome of Eublepharis macularius isolate TG4126 chromosome 12, MPM_Emac_v1.0, whole genome shotgun sequence, one region includes:
- the DBP gene encoding D site-binding protein isoform X1, whose translation MARPAAQASPTPSPMLSAPPLGLASPSSAMVSLKSLLQGPVKSPDRRGPKDLGACVIKEKERKMEDDLSISRPGHCAYLGSLLWERTLPYNEIEYVDLDEFLLENGLPPSPAHQSFSPGSQPTASPSSGVVVDLSRPASCASSSSICSSSGEGLVGSDYDHHCSKTGPVTPVSRSTPSPVDPEAVDVLMNFDPDPADLALSSIPGHETFDPRKHRFSEEELKPQPIMKKARKIQVPDDQKDEKYWNRRYKNNEAAKRSRDARRLKENQITVRAAFLEKENAVLRQEVANIRQELTRYRSILSKYESQHGTL comes from the exons ATGGCCCGACCTGCGGCCCAGGCTAGCCCCACGCCTAGCCCCATGCTCTCGGCTCCTCCTCTGGGGCTCGCCagccccagctctgccatggTCAGCCTCAAGAGTCTCCTCCAGGGACCGGTCAAGAGTCCCGATCGCCGGGGGCCCAAGGACCTGGGCGCAT GTGTGATCAAAGAGAAGGAACGGAAGATGGAGGACGATCTGAGCATCTCGCGACCCGGGCACTGCGCTTACCTGGGGTCCCTCCTGTGGGAGCGTACTCTTCCCTACAATGAGATTGAATATGTTGACTTGGATGAGTTTTTGCTGGAAAACGGCTTGCCTCCGAGTCCGGCCCATCAGTCCTTCTCGCCAGGCAGCCAGCCCACTGCATCGCCTTCCAGCGGGGTTGTGGTGGACCTTAGCCGCCCGGCATCGTGCGCGTCATCATCTTCAATCTGCTCCTCATCTGGTGAAGGCCTAGTGGGTAGTGATTATGACCACCACTGCAGCAAGACAG GCCCTGTCACGCCTGTGTCTCGAAGCACGCCCAGTCCTGTGGACCCCGAGGCTGTGGATGTTCTCATGAACTTCGACCCTGACCCCGCTGACTTGGCGCTCTCCAGCATCCCGGGACATGAGACCTTTGATCCCCGTAAGCATCGCTTTTCTGAGGAGGAACTCAAACCACAACCTATCATGAAAAAGGCCCGGAAAATACAGGTGCCAGATGATCAGAAG GATGAGAAATATTGGAACCGGAGGTATAAAAACAATGAGGCAGCAAAACGTTCACGGGATGCCCGCCGCCTCAAGGAGAACCAGATCACAGTCCGAGCGGCCTTCCTGGAAAAGGAGAATGCCGTCCTGCGTCAGGAGGTGGCCAACATCCGCCAAGAACTCACCCGCTACCGCAGCATCCTCTCCAAGTATGAATCGCAGCATGGCACCTTGTAA
- the DBP gene encoding D site-binding protein isoform X2, with amino-acid sequence MGGGRTDGVIKEKERKMEDDLSISRPGHCAYLGSLLWERTLPYNEIEYVDLDEFLLENGLPPSPAHQSFSPGSQPTASPSSGVVVDLSRPASCASSSSICSSSGEGLVGSDYDHHCSKTGPVTPVSRSTPSPVDPEAVDVLMNFDPDPADLALSSIPGHETFDPRKHRFSEEELKPQPIMKKARKIQVPDDQKDEKYWNRRYKNNEAAKRSRDARRLKENQITVRAAFLEKENAVLRQEVANIRQELTRYRSILSKYESQHGTL; translated from the exons ATGGGAGGCGGACGCACCGACG GTGTGATCAAAGAGAAGGAACGGAAGATGGAGGACGATCTGAGCATCTCGCGACCCGGGCACTGCGCTTACCTGGGGTCCCTCCTGTGGGAGCGTACTCTTCCCTACAATGAGATTGAATATGTTGACTTGGATGAGTTTTTGCTGGAAAACGGCTTGCCTCCGAGTCCGGCCCATCAGTCCTTCTCGCCAGGCAGCCAGCCCACTGCATCGCCTTCCAGCGGGGTTGTGGTGGACCTTAGCCGCCCGGCATCGTGCGCGTCATCATCTTCAATCTGCTCCTCATCTGGTGAAGGCCTAGTGGGTAGTGATTATGACCACCACTGCAGCAAGACAG GCCCTGTCACGCCTGTGTCTCGAAGCACGCCCAGTCCTGTGGACCCCGAGGCTGTGGATGTTCTCATGAACTTCGACCCTGACCCCGCTGACTTGGCGCTCTCCAGCATCCCGGGACATGAGACCTTTGATCCCCGTAAGCATCGCTTTTCTGAGGAGGAACTCAAACCACAACCTATCATGAAAAAGGCCCGGAAAATACAGGTGCCAGATGATCAGAAG GATGAGAAATATTGGAACCGGAGGTATAAAAACAATGAGGCAGCAAAACGTTCACGGGATGCCCGCCGCCTCAAGGAGAACCAGATCACAGTCCGAGCGGCCTTCCTGGAAAAGGAGAATGCCGTCCTGCGTCAGGAGGTGGCCAACATCCGCCAAGAACTCACCCGCTACCGCAGCATCCTCTCCAAGTATGAATCGCAGCATGGCACCTTGTAA
- the ISOC2 gene encoding isochorismatase domain-containing protein 2 yields the protein MSACRLGKVIPKTSILFLCDMQEKFRPNISYFPQIVSVAARMLKAAKALEIPTAVTEQYPKGLGPTVPELGAEGLRKYPKTCFSMIIPEVEKEMAAVPNLKSVLLCGIETQACIMSTALDVMERGLDVHIVVDACSSRSQVDRIVALSRLRQSGAFLTTSEGLILQLVRDAAHPNFREIQKLIMDPAPDSGLLPFLMTPSPLFS from the exons ATGTCTGCCTGCCGGCTTGGAAAAGTAATTCCCAAAACAAGCATCTTGTTCTTGTGTGACATGCAGGAGAAATTCCGGCCAAATATCAGCTACTTCCCTCAGATTGTATCTGTGGCGGCTCGAATGTTGAAG GCTGCCAAAGCTCTTGAAATCCCAACTGCGGTGACCGAACAGTACCCCAAAGGCCTGGGTCCAACGGTGCCCGAGCTGGGTGCTGAAGGACTTCGGAAGTACCCCAAGACGTGTTTCAGCATGATAATCCCAGAGGTGGAAAAGGAGATGGCCGCTGTTCCCAACCTCAAATCTGTACTGCTGTGTGGCATTGAGACTCAGGCCTGCATCATG AGCACAGCGCTGGACGTGATGGAACGTGGGCTGGATGTTCATATTGTGGTGGACGCTTGCTCTTCTCGCAG CCAGGTGGACAGGATTGTGGCCTTATCTAGATTACGTCAGAGTGGTGCTTTCCTTACTACCAGCGAAGGGCTTATCCTGCAACTTGTCAGAGATGCCGCGCACCCCAATTTCCGAGAG ATCCAGAAGCTGATTATGGACCCGGCCCCAGACAGTGGCCTTCTTCCCTTTCTGATGACACCGAGCCCCCTTTTCAGCTAG